One genomic region from Geothermobacter ehrlichii encodes:
- a CDS encoding N-acetylmuramoyl-L-alanine amidase has product MDRMLKHLAAFCAGLCVLLACAGGALGLDPETAYQKAKGRYLDLQASARKQMYRENWVRVIEEFVGIAQAWPDHRRAPDALYMAGKSARGLYRISRVTDDARLAVRYFDRLVAEYPRNRLADDALFQAGETLEKDLNDRPQAYVRYSRIVRRYPRGDMFPLAKPRLRRLAAFAPAQPERTARAGSTPRLERIRDWSDGERTRIVFDLSTDVRYDVHYLPGKDDGEPDKLFFDIRQAEEGEAIASPLLLDKGLVARIRTGSPQSGVLRVVFDLRRPAQHRVFTLDDPFRIVADLTPAEKGAAPSPSVSAPSGDDLARILESNRDTGHLALDIPERREGQGLRRIVVDAGHGGKDPGAIGPRGTREKDVTLALAKKLARELEARLGCEVILTRDRDVFIPLEERTAIANRVNADLFISIHANASPNRKAYGIETYYLNFSKNKDAVAVAARENNTSLQEVGDLELILFDLMANSKINESSRLATEIQSSIIARLRPRYSRIKNLGVRPGPFYVLLGATMPSVLVETAFISNPKEEKRLRDAAYQKRTASAIVEGVRRYARALNLLAAK; this is encoded by the coding sequence ATGGACCGGATGCTGAAACACCTTGCCGCTTTCTGTGCCGGCCTGTGCGTGCTGCTGGCCTGTGCCGGCGGCGCTCTCGGACTCGACCCGGAGACCGCCTACCAGAAGGCGAAGGGGCGCTACCTCGATCTGCAGGCATCGGCCCGCAAGCAGATGTACCGCGAAAACTGGGTGCGGGTGATCGAGGAATTCGTCGGCATCGCCCAGGCCTGGCCCGACCATCGCCGGGCGCCCGACGCCCTCTACATGGCGGGCAAGTCCGCCCGCGGCCTGTACCGGATCAGCCGGGTGACGGACGACGCGCGGCTGGCCGTCCGCTACTTCGACCGGCTGGTCGCCGAGTATCCGCGAAATCGGCTGGCGGACGACGCCCTCTTTCAGGCCGGCGAAACCCTGGAGAAAGACCTGAACGACCGTCCCCAGGCCTATGTTCGCTATTCGCGGATCGTTCGCCGCTACCCGCGCGGCGACATGTTCCCCCTGGCCAAGCCGAGGCTGCGCCGCCTGGCTGCCTTCGCACCGGCCCAGCCGGAGCGGACTGCCCGTGCCGGCAGTACGCCGCGTCTGGAACGGATCCGGGACTGGAGCGACGGCGAGCGCACCCGCATCGTCTTCGACCTGAGCACAGATGTCCGCTACGACGTCCACTACCTGCCGGGCAAGGACGACGGGGAGCCGGACAAGCTCTTTTTCGACATCCGGCAGGCCGAGGAGGGAGAGGCGATCGCCAGCCCGCTGCTGCTCGACAAGGGGCTGGTGGCCCGAATCCGCACCGGTTCGCCGCAGTCCGGGGTGCTGCGCGTGGTCTTCGATCTGCGCCGGCCGGCGCAGCACAGGGTCTTCACCCTCGACGATCCCTTTCGCATCGTCGCCGACCTGACGCCCGCCGAAAAGGGAGCGGCCCCTTCGCCGTCCGTATCGGCGCCGTCGGGCGATGACCTGGCGCGCATCCTCGAATCGAACCGCGACACCGGCCATCTGGCGCTCGACATTCCGGAGCGGCGCGAAGGGCAGGGGCTGCGGCGGATCGTCGTCGATGCCGGCCACGGCGGCAAGGACCCCGGCGCCATCGGTCCCAGAGGAACGCGGGAAAAGGATGTCACCCTCGCCCTGGCGAAGAAGCTGGCCAGGGAGCTCGAGGCGCGGCTCGGCTGCGAGGTGATCCTGACCCGCGACCGGGACGTCTTCATCCCCCTCGAGGAGCGCACCGCCATCGCCAACCGGGTGAACGCCGACCTCTTCATCTCCATTCACGCCAACGCCAGCCCGAACCGGAAGGCCTACGGCATCGAGACCTATTACCTGAACTTCTCCAAAAACAAGGACGCGGTGGCGGTGGCGGCCCGCGAGAACAACACCTCGTTGCAGGAAGTCGGCGACCTGGAGCTGATTCTCTTCGACCTCATGGCCAACTCGAAGATCAACGAATCGAGCCGGCTGGCGACGGAGATCCAGTCCTCGATCATTGCCAGACTCAGGCCGCGCTACAGCCGGATCAAGAATCTCGGCGTCCGTCCCGGCCCGTTCTACGTCCTGCTCGGCGCGACCATGCCCTCGGTGCTGGTCGAGACCGCCTTCATCAGCAATCCGAAGGAAGAAAAACGGCTGCGCGACGCCGCCTACCAGAAACGGACCGCCAGCGCCATCGTCGAGGGGGTGCGGCGCTACGCCCGGGCCCTCAACCTGCTGGCGGCAAAATAG
- the glnD gene encoding [protein-PII] uridylyltransferase produces MPQTANADDRLFDDNPRAPWDERRPALLQQAKSWLADERKRIEQAHRQGGSGTEVVNQLTLMVDRLMLSLFRAAVSGLPGEGPSPCALFAIGGYGRAELNPKSDIDLMFYYRARDRAQVEVLSERLLYLLWDLGLEVGYSVRTGDDCLEMAARDITARTALLDTRFLCGSPELCREFDRNVYRQVRDRNTKSFIRGKVEEREVRIRKYGSSVFLLEPNIKEGEGGLRDIHSALWLLMVKYKCRSIRELLHKGVLTEEETKRIAAFLDYLWRIRNELHFLSGRKNDQLHFDKQEKIARFLGYRDNRKAPAVEQFMQDYYLHATQVEHETSLLFNRVLERDRRPTGFGYFPRRELEHGFYVLRDELRIARPEVLAEEPRLLMRAFLLSHRQGVTLSVALKTAIREHLHLINDHFRRDRQVNRDFFEILRGKGCSAVLRDMHHLRFLNRYIPEFERIYCKVQHDAYHIYTVDIHSLFAVEEIEKLWQGEYAESKPLLTSVANDIEKRELLLLAVLLHDIGKGEGKNHSEKGAVLVRTIARRLGLNKEDSSRLEFLVLHHLDMAHISQRRDLHDPLLIEQFARTMEMTETLKMLFLLTFADLKAVGPDVWSEWKGFLLQELYEKTYEALERGNFTADARSERVRNRKRKVFDALVEDYGERRVKTALRAMGNRYLLSHRSHEIIEHLRVTFERGKDTLGLKIEHLPDRKYSQLIISTLDTPGLFSKIAGVMAANRINILGARIYTHADGEVIDLLQVASSAGEIIDSPARWSKVEEDLRAVLEGRVRVESLVGKSRSRGFVVEKARPRYPTRIEFDNRISMNYTVVDIFTHDKVGLLYDITRTFNEMNLYIGVSKISTKVDQVADTFYLQDIFGQKITEGQRLDEIRARLIAVLDSESAEG; encoded by the coding sequence ATGCCACAAACCGCAAACGCCGACGACCGACTGTTCGACGACAACCCCCGGGCTCCCTGGGACGAACGCAGGCCCGCGCTGCTGCAGCAGGCCAAGAGCTGGCTGGCGGACGAGCGCAAGCGGATCGAGCAGGCTCACCGACAGGGGGGCAGTGGCACCGAGGTCGTCAACCAGCTGACCCTCATGGTCGATCGGCTGATGCTCTCCCTGTTCCGGGCGGCGGTCAGCGGTCTGCCCGGCGAGGGGCCGTCGCCCTGCGCCCTTTTTGCCATCGGCGGCTACGGCCGCGCCGAACTGAATCCGAAATCGGACATCGACCTGATGTTCTACTACCGCGCCCGGGACCGGGCACAGGTCGAGGTCCTTTCCGAACGGCTGCTCTACCTGCTCTGGGATCTCGGCCTGGAGGTTGGATACAGCGTCCGGACCGGCGACGACTGTCTCGAAATGGCCGCCAGGGACATCACCGCGCGGACGGCGCTGCTCGATACCCGGTTTCTCTGTGGGTCGCCGGAGCTGTGCCGGGAATTCGACCGCAACGTCTACCGGCAGGTGCGCGACCGGAACACCAAGTCCTTCATCCGCGGCAAGGTCGAGGAGAGGGAGGTCCGCATCCGCAAGTACGGCTCATCGGTCTTTCTGCTCGAGCCGAACATCAAGGAGGGCGAGGGCGGGCTGCGCGACATTCATTCCGCGCTGTGGCTGCTGATGGTCAAGTACAAGTGTCGCTCGATCCGGGAGCTGCTGCACAAGGGGGTCCTCACCGAAGAGGAGACGAAGCGGATCGCCGCCTTTCTCGATTACCTGTGGCGCATCCGCAACGAGCTGCACTTCCTGTCCGGCCGCAAGAACGACCAGCTCCACTTCGACAAGCAGGAAAAGATCGCCCGTTTTCTCGGCTACCGCGACAACCGCAAGGCGCCGGCGGTCGAGCAGTTCATGCAGGACTACTACCTGCATGCAACCCAGGTGGAGCACGAGACCTCGCTGCTGTTCAACCGGGTGCTCGAGCGTGACCGGCGTCCGACCGGATTCGGCTACTTTCCCCGGCGTGAGCTCGAGCACGGTTTCTACGTGCTGCGCGACGAGCTGCGGATCGCCCGCCCCGAGGTCCTTGCCGAGGAACCGCGGCTGCTGATGCGCGCCTTTCTGCTGTCACACCGCCAGGGCGTCACTCTCAGCGTGGCGCTGAAGACGGCCATCCGTGAGCACCTGCACCTCATCAACGACCATTTCCGCCGCGACCGGCAGGTCAACCGCGACTTTTTCGAGATTCTGCGCGGCAAGGGTTGTTCCGCCGTGCTGCGCGACATGCATCACCTGCGCTTCCTCAACCGCTACATCCCCGAGTTCGAGCGCATCTACTGCAAGGTCCAGCACGACGCCTATCACATCTACACCGTCGACATCCACAGCCTGTTCGCCGTCGAGGAGATCGAGAAGCTCTGGCAGGGCGAGTACGCCGAGAGCAAGCCGCTGCTGACCAGTGTCGCCAACGACATCGAAAAGCGCGAGCTGCTGCTGCTGGCGGTGCTGCTGCACGACATCGGCAAGGGCGAGGGGAAAAACCACAGTGAAAAGGGGGCTGTGCTCGTCCGAACCATCGCCCGCCGGCTCGGCCTCAACAAGGAAGACAGCTCACGGCTCGAATTCCTGGTGCTGCACCATCTCGACATGGCCCACATCTCCCAGCGCCGCGACCTGCACGATCCGCTGCTGATCGAACAGTTCGCCCGGACCATGGAGATGACGGAAACGCTGAAGATGCTCTTTCTGCTGACCTTCGCCGACCTGAAAGCCGTGGGACCCGATGTCTGGTCGGAATGGAAGGGATTTCTGCTGCAGGAGCTGTACGAAAAGACCTACGAAGCCCTGGAGCGGGGCAACTTCACCGCTGACGCCCGCTCCGAGCGGGTCCGCAACCGCAAACGGAAGGTGTTCGACGCCCTGGTCGAGGATTACGGCGAGCGCCGGGTCAAGACCGCCCTGCGCGCCATGGGCAACCGCTACCTGCTCAGTCACCGGTCACATGAAATCATCGAGCATCTGCGGGTGACCTTCGAGCGCGGCAAGGACACCCTCGGACTGAAGATCGAGCATCTGCCGGACCGGAAATACTCGCAGCTGATCATCTCGACCCTCGATACTCCCGGGCTGTTCTCCAAGATCGCCGGGGTGATGGCCGCCAATCGCATCAACATACTCGGCGCCCGGATCTACACTCACGCCGACGGCGAAGTGATCGACCTTTTGCAGGTGGCCAGCAGCGCCGGCGAGATCATCGACAGTCCGGCCCGCTGGAGCAAGGTCGAAGAGGATCTGCGGGCCGTGCTCGAAGGACGGGTACGGGTCGAAAGCCTCGTCGGCAAGAGCCGCAGCCGGGGGTTCGTCGTCGAGAAGGCCCGCCCCCGCTATCCGACCCGGATCGAGTTCGACAACCGGATTTCGATGAACTACACGGTGGTCGACATCTTCACCCACGACAAGGTCGGTCTGCTCTACGACATCACCCGCACCTTCAACGAAATGAATCTCTACATCGGGGTTTCCAAGATATCGACCAAGGTCGACCAGGTGGCCGACACCTTCTACCTGCAGGACATCTTCGGCCAGAAAATCACCGAGGGGCAGCGGCTGGACGAAATACGCGCCCGTCTGATCGCCGTGCTCGATTCCGAGTCGGCCGAAGGTTGA
- the xerD gene encoding site-specific tyrosine recombinase XerD translates to MDELLDRFLNYLLVEKGLSSNTLDAYGRDLAQYLEFLEQDGITTLAAIRSAHVLGYLARLRKRGLSARSRARKLVSLRQFHRYLVQEGLTADDPTARIEAPKNLPPLPKSLTQDEVERLLASPVGDEPLALRDRAMLEVLYATGLRVSELVSLELGQLQLDAGFLRAFGKGSKQRIVPLGEPATEALIRYLAEGRPCLVGDRRQEKVFLNRSGLGLTRQGFWKMMKRRAAMAGITKNITPHTLRHSFATHLLDNGADLRSVQTMLGHADISTTQIYTHVSRERLRRIHEKHHPRG, encoded by the coding sequence ATGGACGAACTTCTCGACCGGTTTCTCAATTATCTCCTCGTCGAAAAGGGGCTGTCGAGCAACACCCTCGACGCCTACGGGCGTGACCTCGCCCAGTACCTTGAGTTTCTCGAGCAGGATGGAATCACCACCCTCGCAGCCATCCGCAGCGCCCATGTGCTCGGCTATCTGGCCCGACTGCGCAAGCGGGGGCTGTCGGCCCGCAGCCGGGCCCGCAAGCTCGTCAGCCTGCGCCAGTTCCATCGTTACCTGGTACAGGAAGGCCTGACGGCGGACGACCCGACGGCGCGCATCGAGGCACCGAAGAATTTGCCTCCGCTGCCGAAAAGCCTGACCCAGGATGAAGTCGAACGGCTGCTCGCCTCGCCGGTCGGGGACGAGCCGCTGGCGTTGCGCGACCGGGCGATGCTCGAGGTGCTCTACGCCACCGGCCTTCGAGTCAGCGAGCTGGTCTCCCTCGAACTGGGGCAGCTGCAACTCGACGCCGGCTTCCTCCGCGCCTTCGGCAAGGGGAGCAAACAGCGCATCGTGCCCCTGGGCGAACCGGCGACCGAGGCGCTCATCCGTTATCTCGCCGAAGGTCGCCCCTGTCTCGTCGGCGACAGACGCCAGGAAAAGGTCTTTCTCAACCGTTCCGGGCTGGGGTTGACACGCCAGGGCTTCTGGAAGATGATGAAGCGCCGGGCCGCTATGGCCGGGATCACCAAGAACATAACGCCGCACACCCTGCGACATTCGTTCGCGACTCACCTGCTTGACAACGGTGCCGATCTGCGTTCGGTGCAGACCATGCTCGGGCATGCCGACATCAGCACGACCCAGATCTACACCCATGTCAGCCGCGAGCGTTTGCGGCGGATTCACGAAAAACACCACCCGCGTGGTTGA
- a CDS encoding cofactor-independent phosphoglycerate mutase, translating into MKYLVLLGDGMSDEPLGQLGGATPLEKADTPHMDRLARQGSIGLVRTVPDGFHPGSDVANLSVFGYDPHQCYTGRSPLEAASMGVELGPDDVAFRLNFVHLVPHFNKLYMGDFSAGHIPTDQAQSLIAALKEYLEDDQFQFHPGVSYRHLMVWRGGSEAMQCTPPHDITNKCIGEYLPKGEGAEELIHLMTQAQIVLKNHPQNLRREQEGELTANSIWLWGQGRAPRMKSYRELYGLSGAVISAVDLIKGIGIYAGMEAIRVPGATGYIDTNYRGKAEAALAALEEKDFVYVHVEAPDEAAHSGNLEHKIRAIEDFDREIVGAIVEGLQGRHDFRLAVLPDHPTPVEKMTHTADPVPFILYDSTSPRESGHSGYSERNARESDLFYASGVELFAALLGR; encoded by the coding sequence ATGAAATATCTTGTACTTCTGGGGGACGGCATGTCCGACGAACCGCTCGGACAGCTTGGGGGCGCCACTCCGCTGGAAAAGGCCGATACCCCGCACATGGACCGGCTTGCCCGCCAGGGTTCGATAGGGCTGGTCCGGACCGTCCCTGACGGCTTCCATCCAGGCAGCGATGTCGCCAACCTGTCGGTGTTCGGTTATGACCCGCACCAGTGCTATACGGGCCGCTCGCCGCTGGAGGCGGCCAGCATGGGCGTCGAGCTCGGTCCGGATGATGTCGCCTTCCGGCTCAACTTCGTTCATCTGGTGCCGCATTTCAACAAGCTGTACATGGGTGATTTTTCCGCCGGCCACATCCCAACCGATCAGGCGCAGTCCCTGATCGCCGCCCTGAAAGAATATCTCGAGGACGATCAGTTCCAGTTCCACCCCGGCGTTTCCTACCGCCACCTGATGGTCTGGCGGGGCGGTAGCGAGGCCATGCAGTGCACACCGCCGCACGACATCACCAACAAGTGCATCGGCGAGTATCTGCCGAAGGGGGAAGGTGCCGAGGAACTGATCCATCTGATGACCCAGGCGCAGATTGTGCTCAAGAACCATCCGCAGAACCTCAGGCGCGAGCAGGAAGGTGAACTGACGGCCAATTCGATCTGGCTCTGGGGGCAGGGGCGTGCTCCGCGGATGAAAAGCTACCGGGAGCTGTACGGTCTTTCCGGTGCCGTCATTTCCGCCGTCGACCTGATCAAGGGGATCGGCATCTATGCCGGGATGGAAGCCATCCGGGTTCCCGGCGCCACCGGCTATATCGACACCAACTATCGCGGCAAGGCCGAGGCGGCTCTTGCCGCCCTGGAGGAGAAGGATTTCGTCTACGTTCATGTCGAAGCCCCTGACGAAGCCGCCCATTCGGGAAACCTCGAGCACAAGATCAGGGCGATCGAGGATTTCGACCGGGAGATCGTCGGCGCCATCGTCGAGGGGCTGCAGGGACGGCACGATTTCCGGCTCGCCGTGCTGCCGGACCATCCGACGCCGGTCGAAAAAATGACCCACACCGCCGATCCGGTTCCCTTCATTCTGTATGATTCAACCAGCCCCCGCGAATCGGGGCATTCGGGCTACAGCGAGCGCAACGCCAGGGAGTCGGACCTGTTCTACGCCAGCGGCGTCGAACTGTTCGCGGCGCTGCTCGGCCGCTAG
- a CDS encoding Slp/YeaY family lipoprotein produces the protein MATSIRILSVVLLAALLLTGCGHVLPEAALERVDAGIDFAALQRDPAQYKGRTVLLGGVILGLDTGKDDATVEVLNWHLDRRGEPFAQDEAGGRFLVRTDRWLDPAIYMPGRLITLVGEVEGVETRELYGTDYRYPVVRLRENHVWEPPYDFHPGRRVNPYAPSYVLPPGTDNPYNPGYAPYPWSPYYLRTH, from the coding sequence ATGGCGACATCAATCCGGATTTTGTCGGTTGTGCTGCTGGCGGCCCTGTTACTGACGGGCTGCGGTCACGTGCTGCCTGAAGCCGCCCTCGAGAGGGTGGACGCCGGCATCGACTTCGCGGCGCTGCAGCGCGACCCGGCGCAGTACAAAGGCAGAACCGTGCTTCTGGGCGGGGTGATTCTCGGCCTCGATACGGGAAAAGACGACGCCACCGTCGAGGTGCTGAACTGGCACCTCGACCGCCGGGGCGAACCCTTTGCCCAGGACGAGGCCGGAGGCCGCTTTCTGGTTCGCACCGACCGCTGGCTTGATCCGGCCATCTACATGCCGGGGCGACTGATCACCCTCGTCGGCGAGGTCGAAGGCGTCGAGACCCGTGAGCTGTACGGAACCGACTACCGCTATCCGGTCGTTCGGCTGCGAGAAAACCATGTATGGGAGCCGCCCTACGATTTCCACCCCGGCCGCCGCGTCAATCCCTACGCGCCGTCCTACGTGCTGCCGCCGGGGACGGACAATCCCTACAATCCCGGCTACGCCCCCTACCCCTGGTCCCCGTACTACCTGAGGACCCACTGA
- a CDS encoding DNA polymerase III subunit chi has translation MTRVFFCKLDRPEKALHLCRVAERFFLQGKRVLVMVADENQGVTLDRFMWTWNKGSFLPHVYDNGAVECHDEPVVISCRTRNANNAGVLVMGRPCEIDFMRQFETVVDFAETHDEAARQRSRQRFRQYREAGFEPAMLE, from the coding sequence ATGACCCGGGTATTTTTCTGCAAGCTCGACCGGCCGGAAAAGGCGCTGCATCTGTGCCGAGTGGCGGAACGTTTCTTTCTGCAGGGCAAGAGGGTCCTGGTCATGGTCGCGGACGAGAACCAGGGCGTGACCCTCGACCGTTTCATGTGGACCTGGAACAAGGGGTCCTTTCTGCCCCATGTCTACGACAACGGCGCCGTCGAATGCCATGACGAGCCGGTGGTCATTTCCTGCCGGACGAGAAACGCCAACAATGCCGGTGTGCTGGTGATGGGCCGTCCCTGCGAGATCGATTTCATGCGCCAGTTCGAAACGGTGGTCGACTTTGCCGAAACCCATGACGAGGCGGCCCGGCAACGGTCGCGACAGCGGTTCAGACAATACAGGGAGGCCGGATTTGAGCCTGCGATGCTTGAATGA
- a CDS encoding RsmE family RNA methyltransferase: MSLRCLNDGGEGSRLLLDSVPRAEERIAVGASLRAALEIWQARPGEIFTALDPEGTAWRVRYGLADAGPFLVPFEQLPQSPESPLRIDLYQALPERERFELVLEKATELGVGRIVPFESCRSITLEQRDARQKKSHRWPHVLLRAARQCRRAELPCLTAVTGWDQVLYQAHQADLALLLYEKECGWRLGEILRDERPRRVALIIGPEGGFTPEEVEEARQLGIVPVSLGPRLLRTETAAMAAIAAVQARLGDLG, translated from the coding sequence TTGAGCCTGCGATGCTTGAATGACGGCGGGGAAGGCAGCCGGCTGCTGCTCGATTCCGTCCCCCGTGCCGAAGAACGGATCGCCGTCGGGGCCTCGCTGCGGGCGGCCCTCGAAATCTGGCAGGCCCGGCCGGGGGAGATTTTCACCGCCCTCGATCCCGAGGGAACGGCGTGGCGGGTACGCTACGGCCTGGCCGACGCCGGACCCTTTCTCGTCCCTTTCGAGCAGCTGCCGCAGTCGCCCGAAAGCCCGCTCAGAATCGACCTCTACCAGGCGCTGCCGGAGCGGGAGCGGTTCGAGCTGGTTCTCGAAAAGGCAACCGAACTCGGCGTCGGCAGGATCGTACCCTTCGAGTCGTGCCGGTCGATTACTCTGGAACAGCGGGACGCCCGGCAGAAAAAGTCGCATCGCTGGCCGCATGTGCTGCTGCGGGCGGCCCGACAGTGCCGCCGCGCCGAACTGCCCTGCCTGACCGCGGTCACCGGCTGGGACCAGGTGCTGTACCAGGCCCACCAGGCCGATCTCGCCCTTCTGCTTTACGAAAAGGAATGCGGCTGGCGGCTGGGCGAGATCCTGCGCGACGAACGGCCGCGCCGGGTCGCCCTGATCATCGGTCCGGAGGGCGGCTTTACTCCCGAAGAGGTGGAAGAGGCCAGGCAGCTGGGGATCGTGCCCGTTTCCCTTGGCCCCCGGCTGTTGCGCACGGAGACCGCCGCCATGGCGGCCATCGCCGCGGTGCAGGCCCGGCTTGGAGATCTCGGATGA
- a CDS encoding RNA methyltransferase — translation MNDMTSLDHIAVVLVEPKGALNIGSVCRVMANFGLGRLRLVNPQADHLSDPARKMAVKASFLLESAECFDSLEAALADCSLSIGTTRRFGKYRENLLHPEQAAGLCLEQAPGGRVGLVFGREDHGLFNEELDLCQRLMTIPTCGPVKSMNLAQAVAVTLYEASRARARAAGLAAGGRKLAANEELEQMYAHMRRTLLDIDFLDRQNPDHILRALRQIFGRAGLSSREVRILRGLMSRIDWVEGERRKLHKGA, via the coding sequence ATGAACGACATGACATCACTCGACCACATCGCCGTCGTTCTGGTGGAGCCCAAGGGGGCCCTGAATATCGGATCGGTCTGCCGGGTCATGGCCAACTTCGGTCTGGGCCGGCTGCGGCTGGTCAATCCCCAGGCCGACCATCTTTCCGATCCGGCCCGAAAAATGGCGGTCAAGGCCTCCTTTCTGCTCGAAAGCGCCGAATGTTTCGACTCGCTGGAGGCGGCCCTGGCCGACTGCAGCCTCAGTATCGGCACCACGAGAAGGTTCGGCAAATACAGGGAGAATCTGCTGCATCCCGAGCAGGCCGCCGGTCTCTGTCTCGAGCAGGCTCCCGGCGGCCGGGTCGGGCTGGTGTTCGGACGAGAGGATCACGGCCTTTTCAACGAAGAACTTGACCTCTGCCAGCGCCTGATGACCATTCCGACCTGCGGGCCGGTCAAGTCGATGAACCTTGCCCAGGCGGTGGCCGTGACGCTGTATGAAGCATCCCGGGCCCGGGCGAGGGCGGCCGGGCTCGCCGCCGGCGGCAGAAAACTGGCGGCGAACGAAGAGCTGGAACAGATGTACGCCCACATGCGGCGGACCCTGCTCGACATCGATTTTCTCGACCGGCAGAACCCGGACCACATCCTACGCGCCCTGCGGCAGATCTTCGGCCGGGCCGGGCTCTCTTCGCGGGAGGTGCGGATTCTTCGGGGGCTGATGAGCCGGATCGACTGGGTCGAGGGTGAACGGAGAAAACTGCACAAGGGGGCCTGA
- the rlmD gene encoding 23S rRNA (uracil(1939)-C(5))-methyltransferase RlmD, which translates to MEIVIDSLAYGGDGVGRYEGQAVFVPFTLPGDVVRCRVVQRKKRYLRAEAVAWLQRGPGYSAPPCPVFGRCGGCQWQHIAYPEQVTFKDRLFRQILQRELRRDDLPVEPAVAAPSAWRYRHRVQYKCHFVPQGCQIGFYGRGSHFVHDVASCRIAASAADAVHAWLRTVIERFPRPDRIPQVDVAVGDRGAPTVILHLLAGQQVPPAVVASARDRGFGLWLQRGRKATLRPVAAGEVPAIVVDEPPLVLETVVGGFFQVNLEQNRHLVRTVIDYCDLRGDESVLDLFCGVGNLTLPLARRCREATGVEDFAPSVEKAVENARRNGISNARFIARDAGRHVASLDRAPDVVVLDPPRAGAIDCIRALLRLRPRRIVYVSCDPTTLARDLAPLLGQGYRLRRAVCLDLFPQTYHFESVCQLTDQAAE; encoded by the coding sequence ATGGAGATCGTCATCGACAGCCTCGCCTATGGCGGCGACGGGGTTGGCCGCTACGAAGGGCAGGCGGTGTTCGTTCCCTTCACCCTGCCGGGCGATGTCGTCCGCTGCCGGGTCGTGCAGCGGAAGAAGCGTTATCTGCGGGCCGAGGCGGTCGCCTGGCTGCAGCGCGGCCCAGGCTACAGCGCGCCTCCCTGTCCGGTTTTCGGTCGCTGCGGCGGCTGCCAGTGGCAGCATATCGCCTATCCCGAGCAGGTCACCTTCAAGGACCGGCTGTTCCGCCAGATCCTGCAGCGTGAACTGCGGCGCGACGATCTGCCGGTCGAGCCGGCGGTCGCTGCGCCTTCGGCCTGGCGCTATCGCCACCGCGTGCAGTACAAGTGTCATTTCGTCCCGCAAGGCTGCCAGATCGGCTTCTACGGCCGGGGAAGCCATTTCGTCCATGACGTGGCGAGCTGCAGGATCGCCGCTTCGGCCGCCGATGCCGTTCATGCCTGGCTGCGTACGGTCATCGAACGTTTTCCCCGTCCGGACAGGATTCCGCAGGTCGACGTCGCCGTCGGCGACCGGGGTGCGCCGACCGTCATCCTGCACCTGCTGGCCGGCCAGCAGGTGCCGCCGGCCGTTGTCGCCTCGGCCCGCGACCGGGGATTCGGTCTCTGGCTGCAGCGGGGCCGGAAGGCCACGTTGCGACCGGTTGCGGCCGGAGAGGTTCCGGCCATTGTCGTCGACGAGCCGCCGCTGGTGCTGGAAACGGTTGTCGGCGGTTTCTTTCAGGTCAATCTCGAGCAGAACCGACATCTGGTGCGCACGGTGATCGACTACTGCGATTTGCGGGGGGACGAATCGGTGCTCGACCTTTTCTGCGGGGTCGGCAACCTGACGCTGCCGCTGGCGCGGAGATGCCGGGAGGCGACAGGGGTCGAGGATTTCGCTCCGTCGGTCGAAAAGGCCGTGGAGAACGCCCGCCGCAACGGGATATCGAACGCGCGTTTCATCGCCCGCGACGCCGGCCGTCATGTAGCCTCCCTCGACCGGGCGCCCGACGTGGTGGTTCTCGATCCGCCGCGCGCCGGAGCCATCGACTGCATCAGGGCGCTGCTGCGCCTCCGGCCGCGCCGCATCGTCTATGTTTCCTGCGATCCGACCACCCTGGCGCGCGACCTCGCGCCCCTGCTGGGGCAGGGTTACCGGCTGCGCCGGGCTGTCTGTCTCGACCTGTTTCCGCAGACCTATCATTTCGAGAGCGTCTGCCAGCTGACGGACCAGGCTGCCGAATAA